The segment TAAGGGTTGTgctaaaatttaacttattgGAGTTAATGGCCAACTCTAAGTTGGTTCAGATTTATGACACTAGTTTGAAATTGATTTCAACTTGTTTGAATGGTGAATaatactttgaaaaaaaaaaatcaaagaagaaaaagtcataaaaaaggaagaattgttcaaataaaaaataattattggcGAGACAAACTTCGATCCAACAATACAAATGAAACAttcatcttaaaattttaaatcaaactcaacttATTTGAGTGTAGTGACAACATGAGTTGAGTTAGACGCCTATAATTTCATCGGTAAGATTGAAACCATATCTTTTAGAATCATATAAACATGACTAGAGGACTCAcattatacttatataatatatatagaatttttttgaaggtcaaaggacttattcccactcaagttttgatGCATTTGTAAAGTTTCAGTcacgaaattttaaaaatttaaatatttatctatgattgttaactttaaccgaaattattagttataagaggtaaaatcgttattttattactaaatcctaaaaccctcagaatttatataattttctctcaatccaaaagtttgaaaaatatactTTACCCTATAaggttttttcttcattctttgaTGATCGAAATCTACTGCTGTAGTCGATCGGTCACCCTAATATCTTCTTCTTTGATTGTTGGCCTTCCCACCAGAGCAAGTTTGTTAGATGAAGATGAACCATCTTCGTCTAACAAAGAGTCTTTTTGTCTCTTCGGctagacgaagacgatttgtcttcatTCGACAGACTAATCGACATTAGAAGAATCTTTTGATGTAGATCTATCGGCCAGACAAAGACAATGTTAGTTaaagacgaatcgtcttcgtCTAGTTGAAGAGACAAATATAGTTCATCTTCCTCTGACAAACCTACTTCGGTGAAAAGGTTGACGACTGGAGAAGAAGATGCTAAATAACGAAGAAAAAATCTTAGGgggaaaagtataatttttaaacttttgggtaaaaaaaattgttagtttttcaaactatttttgggagggggggggggaatgataTACTTAagattttaaggtttaatgataaaataattattttaccccctATAACTAATAGTTTTGGTTAAGGTTAACAACCTATaagtaggtatttgagtttttgaaatcttaTGAGTAGGACTTTGAGAACATATAAGGGTGTGCATGGTCTAGTTTGATGCAGGttaaaagatttttcaaaccaaactaaaaaaaaagagtttaaaaatttttcaaaccaaactgaaaaaatatggtttggtcCAGTTTGTATTATACtttgaattatagttatcagtattttacgatacatgatatgtatcatacgatatgatatgatataaatagaaaatggtatgtattataagatgtattaaattaatatgatataataaatgtatcatacaatataatgtGTCTtacaatacgatatatattattgatacactttttttaaagaaaatgatagtgtAGCaggggtgtatatgaaaaatttttaaatgtcaaatatgtttatgatagttttcaaaatgattatgtgctaattataatattttattagtgttttattgttttgatttttaaatatgtgTCATACGATGCgattagacatgtcaattggCCAGGCAAATAGAGGTCTAATTTGAAACACGAATTTAAAGCCCAACTCGATAAGGGCCCACCTGATACTGTAATATATCAGGCTAGGGTTGGGCCTAGCTTATGGGCCTTTTAGGCCATGCCATAGGTGCCAGCTCAGGCCGGCTAGTTTGATGCAGgttgaaagatttttcaaaccaaactgaaaaaaaaaagtttgaaaattttttaaactaaactgaaaaaatacggTTTGATCTGGTTTGTATTATACTTTGAATcatagttatcagtattttaCAATACACGATACGTATCctacgatatgatataatataaatagaaaattatatgtattaaattaatataatataataaatgtatcttacaatacgatatatattacaaatacaaattgatacactttttttaaagaaaatgatagtgcagtaggggtgtatatgaaaaattttaaaatgtcaaatatgtttgtgatatttttcaaaatgattatgtgctaatataatattttattagtgtttattattttgatttataaagaTGTGTCATACGATGCgattagacatgtcaattggCCAAGCAAATAGAGGTCTAGCTTGAAACACGAATTTAAAACCCAATCCGATAAGGGCCTGTCTGATACTGTAATATGTCGGGCTAGGGTTGGGCCTAGCTTATAGGCCTTTCGGGCCAGGTCATAAGTGTCAACTCAGGCGACctattactatttaaaaaaataaaaaataaaatatatgtatatataagagGACATTGCTTCTACCACAAAGGCAAAAGcctttaactttatttattttgttttaaatttatttatttctatataaaacaATCCAActcttcttcaattttaatttctcttcatctcaattttttcattatatttttaatctcattttctttcatcaactctcttttgaaaactatttaaattagcaaataataattatttgggtttataatttcatttttattattacaaaatattataaatggattaaatatcaaaagaattcagaaatttggatgttaaaaatgagtagataaatagtataacatatatattttatttatgtttgtaatttatatagtgtgtaaattaatttatttatactatattataaacttataatattttttcatcatgtaaccatAATATTCTTCCGCAAAaaaatgagagattataaataaaatgttcaagaTATTGtcttcagttttaataattgaaaaataatgtgtatttaaaaattttaattactttttctttaaaattgtttaaatgggcCAGACCAGCCAGTTTAAGATCTGACCCGACCCAATTAAGGtctgaccctatatatatatggctaagCCTTGGGCCTTCACATATTAATGTGTCGGCCTAGCCTGGAGGCCCATTATTGTATGGGCCTTGACCCGACCAAGCCTAGCCCATTAGCCGGTGGTTCGAGTTGGAGCTAACTGGACTCGGCTCGATCTAACCCATTGACACCTCTGGATGCAATATATGATATAgtaaattaggtttttgatatacaatatgaAAAAAGATTTGACTATCATAGtttgaacattttaaaattattcatttttaaatgcatatacatttaataaaattcactgaattatagttttataagacataatatatatgtgtaaaataaatataaaaaatatatatacaatatacatgtaaagagaatgaaaaaataaatatgaaaaacaaattatacacttaattgcttattaaattttttttatcaaatataattatatatatatatatatatatactttaaaaaaaatgatttataatttgattcagtttaaaaattacTTGACTCATAACCcaaattgagaaaaatagtataaaatttttttaagtaaattaaataattttataaattaaatcaaattaaattataatttttaaataatttaattcgattcaattttataatttgacattaaattatatacacttttacAAACGCGTTAAtacttaggtgggaaaatgtcCTTAGGCCTTTTtaagaattatataataatatccaCTATCTGTCACGTTGTGATAGAATTTTTTAAGTTGCAAATTTGAGTACTGTTGACCGTCAACtcttttaaaaatcatttaaaaataaataaacagaataaaaatattgtgaacatttcaaatttcaaatttggtcGACACCGACTCGCTTAACTTATTAAACAGAACACGCGTGTACGGTACGCGAATGACCCAATCAAAGCGTTAGCCGCGGCTAACAAGAACATCAGAAACGGATCACACATGCAGATGAAGTCACGTGGAGAGGATAAATAGTTATCATGGGCAAGAGCACTGGGGATCATAACCGACGCGGTGAACCGAAGAGCCGTTGGAAAAGCGTATGATTTCTAACATCACAGGAATACGTAAAAGCGAATAGTGACAGTCATGCCACGTTTTAATTGCGCAACATTACGGGGATGTTTAGTACAGTTACCGAGGAGGATTTGACCGTTAACAAAATGAAGTTTGACCACAAAGTTTGGCGTGTAAAGGCTTTATGCTATCTTATAAACTGAGTCAATGtgtagttttaataaaataataaatcaattctttaatttattttttattttttaattcaggTTAAAGTTTGAGTGTTCCAAGTTATGATTtcgaatataaattttttacattatttttttataagagaTTTGAATTTTGGTTTTTCCTATAAGATTTGAtttcgttttttattttatataatatataattaaaatatttaattatattattaaaatagaaagacataatttttattaaccaCAATTTTGTGTTAGCTTTTTTGGGtgttcaaaacttaaaaatcgAATATgtttcacaattttttaaattgaaccgaatttttgattaattaattttaaacaaaattataaaatattattttattaattttttaaaaaccgatTGATCCAAtcaaccaattttaaaaatatataaactaataattaaattaaaaaatcaattttttttatatttttaaattgatattcaaactttttttaatttaaaaattaattcatttagaTTAGTTTTCACCTCCCCTAGTTCTCTCTAAGCTAATAATAAGATGTAAACCATTCACATTGGGATTAGAGAATTCATGAGGAAAATCCTAGTGACTcaagcaatatatatatatatatatatatatatatatatatatatatatatatatatatatatatatatataaataaaagtcaataattgatataatatttaataattaaaaagaggaAATTACTACCAATTCATCTATTAGGTTACCTGTTCTGACATTTTTTTGTAAGAATGGAAATAGTCTTTctcataaatattttcttaaacgGAAATCCATTTATTGAAGGATTCCCAATTCTCCACGCCTTTACTATTTATTCCTTTTAAAGTTCCATAATTATCACAATTCTTAGATAGCACAAAAagaatatttctttaaaaaaataatatttctaaaaatttggataatcAAATTGGTAAATTTAAAAGAGATTAATACAATATCGAAAAAGTCTTTGATTCAAAACTTTTTCTTAAGAAAAAGTATCAACaagttttgtaattataaaatatataatatttatctctaattattaaatttttaaaataagttatactattatttatttatatttatcgactttttcttttgtattttttatatttgataagaaTTTAGGCATGTCTATGTATGCTGTATCCAAACACAGCCTTACGAAATCCAGATATCAAAAGTTCGCGTCCATTTGAAACATACCCAATACGCCACGTGTCCAAATCAAAGGTCACCAAAAACGTGTGCAACCACAACAACTATTCCCCAGATAGTAACCACCAtctttcctctctctctctttaagAGGAACTTTCTCCGCAGTTACTCAAAAAATCTCAAACCTTTTCTTCTTCACAACCATATAAATTCCCCCTTCGAACCTCAGATCTTCATCAAGGGCTTCTGTTTTTCTCCCTAAAGCTTGAAATTTTCTTCACCTTTTTCGTCCCTGTACCTAGGTTTTTGTTTTCACAATGTTTCGTTTGAGTAATAACTTGATCGGCATTCTCAACATCATCACTTTTCTTCTTTCGATTCCCATCCTCTGGGCCGGAATTTGGCTCTCCAAACATGGCGCTTCAGAGTGCGAGAAGTTCCTCGACAAGCCGGTGATTATTCTCGGAGTGTTTCTCATGTTGGTTTCTTTGGCCGGTTTGATTGGCGCATGCTGTGGAGTCTCCTGGCTTCTTTGGCTCTACTTGGTGGTCATGTTCTTGCTGATTGTCGTCCTGTTTTGCTTCACCATCTTTGCCTTCGTTGTCACCAACAAAGGCGCCGGCGAAGTGTTGTCCAATAGAGGATATAAAGAGTACAGATTGGGAGATTACTCAAACTGGTTGCAGAAAAGGGTGAATAGTACTAGTAACTGGAACAGAATCAAGAGCTGTTTGGCTGATAGCAAAGTTTGTTCTAGCTTTTCCAACAAGTTTATTAATGATACTGCTCAGGAGTTTTATGCTGAAAACTTGTCCGCAGTTCAGGTACTActtttatatacatcttttctacgatttttttcaataaaaattgaatCTTTAGACTCCAAATGGGTCTTTCATGAGAAAGTTTCTAAATATCGCCTGGGTTTTATGTGTGTGTTACAGATCTTGAGTTCTAGTTTCAGTTTCAAACACAATTTTgctcaaattttgattaaattatgatCTGCGTTTCAGCAATCAGACTGAAaaagttgtttttctttttcctgatTATATGTTTGTGCtctttattgaaagaaaaaaattacactaAATGATTGCTTCTGGGactttttgtttattattaaagCACAAATG is part of the Mangifera indica cultivar Alphonso chromosome 13, CATAS_Mindica_2.1, whole genome shotgun sequence genome and harbors:
- the LOC123194797 gene encoding tetraspanin-8-like; the encoded protein is MFRLSNNLIGILNIITFLLSIPILWAGIWLSKHGASECEKFLDKPVIILGVFLMLVSLAGLIGACCGVSWLLWLYLVVMFLLIVVLFCFTIFAFVVTNKGAGEVLSNRGYKEYRLGDYSNWLQKRVNSTSNWNRIKSCLADSKVCSSFSNKFINDTAQEFYAENLSAVQSGCCKPSNDCGFTYEAPTQWTNNGTTSTNPDCTAWSNDQSVLCYNCQSCKAGLLDQVKTDWKKVAIINIVFLIVLIVVYSIGCCAFRNNRRDNAYGKYP